Genomic segment of Catenibacterium mitsuokai:
AGAACAGAACAAAGTTTCTTTGTACCTAAGGAAGAGATTGCAGAGAATGATTATGATCTTTCTATTAATAAATATAAAGAGATTGTTTATGAGAAGGTTGAGTATCGTCCTACTCATGAGATATTAGGTGATATTGAAGCACTTAATAAAGAGATAGAAGAGAGTATTGAGGAATTAAAGTCTTTATTGAAGGACTAGAAAGGAGTTAAATGTAGATGATAAATCTGCATTTGTAGGGAAGCGTGGAGTATAAAAAACTTGGTGATATAGCTACTTATATAAATGGTTATGCATTTAAGCCAGAACAGAGAGGTAGTGAAGGATTACCTATAATCAGAATACAAGATCTCACTGGTAATGCTTATGACTTGGGATATTACAATGGAGATTACCCTAAGAAAATAGAGTTAAATGATGGAGATGTATTAATTTCTTGGTCTGCCAGTTTAGGTGTATATCTTTGGAATCGTGGTAAAGCATTATTAAATCAACATATCTTTAAAGTTGTATTTGATAAAGTTGAAATTGACAAATTATATTTCATGTACGCTGTTGAATACAGTTTAGATAAGATGTCTTTAAAGACACATGGAGCCACAATGAAACACATTACAAAGAAAGACTTTGATAATGTTGTTATTCCGTATCCTGATTTAGATTATCAAAAAGAAATTTCATATAGACTTACTAGTTTGAAGGGAATAATCGAGAAGTATCAAGAACAATTAGATTTATTAGATGAGCTTATCAAAGCCCGATTTGTGGAGATGTTTGGGGATCCTAATATTGAGTTTAAATATAGTTCTGTAAAGTTTAATGATTTGGTTGCAAGAATGACAAAAGGTCCTTTCGGAAGTGACATGAAAAAAGATTTGTTTGTTCCAAAAGGAGAAGATACATATAAAGTGTATATTCAAATAAATGCTATTCAAAAAAATCAATCACTTGGAGAGTATTATATATCAAAAGAATACTTTGATAGAAAAGTATCAAGATTTGAATTATTTCCAAATGATTATATTATTACTTGTGATGGAACTTTAGGTAAGTATTTAAAACTTGATGAGAATATGGAAAAGGGTGTAATTTCTCCTTCTTTATTAAGACTGACATTGCAAAATGATAAAATCAATGATAAATATTTTGAAAATATTTGGGATTTTTATATGCTAGGACTTATGAAGAAAGAAGCTCGTAATGCCTGTTTAGTACATTTGCCATCCGCTAAAAAAATAGGAGAAATATCAATTCCTGTTCCTCCTCTAGAACTCCAGAACCAGTTCGCATCATTCGTACAAGAAATCGATAAATCAAGGTCTCGTATACAGAAGTCATTAGAAGCATCACAAGAACTATTTGATAGTTTAATGCAAGAGTATTTTGGTTAATATAATTGAATAAATTTGTTTAATAAGGGTGTAGATGATGTTGGTAACGGAGGTTATCAACATGAAAGAAACTATTATTAAAGAAATTGAACAGAAATTGTTACGTTATCTAGACAATGCACAGATGGAAATGTTACATAGAACATTAAAGTCTTGTCTGGATAACGTAACTTTTATTATGCAGGAAGATAGTATTCAGGATATTTTTGAATATTCTAATATGGAACTCATAGATAAGTTTATTGCATCTAAAGAGATAGAAGGATGTTCAAAAAGAACAACTCAATACTATAAGTCTACTTTAGTAATGTTGGAGAATAGAACAGATATACATTTCACACATATGACTACAGATCATTTAAGAACATATCTCACTGATTATCAGAAGATAAACAATTGTTCTAAGGTAAGTATTGATAATATAAGAAGAAATCTAAGTAGTTTCTTTTCTTGGCTAGAAGAAGAAAACTATATTCTTAAGAGTCCTATGAAAAGAATTCATAAGATAAAGACAGATAAAGTGATTAAAGAAACTTTATCTGATGAGTCTTTAGAGTGTTTAAGAGATAGTTGTGATAATTTAAGAGACTTAGCTATTATTGATTTGTTGGCTTCTACAGGTATGAGAGTAGGAGAACTAGTGAATATTAATATAGAAGATATAGATTTTGAGAATAGAGAATGTGTTGTGTTTGGTAAGGGAAATAAGGAAAGACCTGTATACTTTGATGCAAGAACAAAAATACACTTAAAGAATTATCTAAAGAGCCGAACAGACGATAATCCAGCATTATTCGTCTCTTTAGATAAACCTTTTAATAGATTACAGATCAGTGGTGTAGAGATAAGATTAAGGAATTTAGGTAGACGTTTAGGTATTCATAGAGTACATCCACATAAGTTTAGAAGAACAGTAGCTACTAGAGCTATAGATAAGGGAATGCCTATTGAACAGGTACAGAGTTTATTAGGTCATTCACAGATAGATACGACTATGCATTATGCTATGGTTAATCAGAATAATGTAAAAGAGTCACATAGAAAGTTTGTGGCTTAATAGGGTGAGAAATTGAGAGGGGAAGGTCTCTATAAATCCTGATTTTATGATTAAATGCAAATCTGCATTTGTAGAGTTAGGGTGGAATATGTAAAACTTGAAGAAATATGTACAATTGTATCTGGGGGAACTCCTTCTAGATCAAAGCCTAATTATTGGAATAATGGAAATATACCTTGGATAAAAATTAAAGATATGAAATCGAAGTATATAGATTCTGCTGAAGAATTTATAACAGAAGAAGGTTTAAATAACTCTTCTACAAAAATGTTAAAACGTGATACTATTTTATATTCGATATTTGCAACATTAGGAGAAGTTGGAATTTTAAAAATCGATGCATGTACAAACCAAGCAATAGCAGGATTATCTTTAAAAGAAGATTCGAATATTTTAAAAGAGTATTTATATTATTATTTGAAATCAAAAAAGAAAGATGTAAACAATCTAGGTAGAGGAGTTGCTCAGAATAATATTAACTTATCTTTACTTCGAAAATTTAAAATTCCAGTGATTCCTTTGCGTCAGCAAAAGAAAATCATCGAAGTGTTAGATAACGTTTCTAGTACTATAAATAATTATGAAAGAGAACTAGCACTATTAGATGAATTGGTCAAAGCCCGATTTGTGGAGATGTTTGGTCGTCCAACGGATAAGATAACAAGATATCCAAAAGTCAAAATAGGTAATTTGATAAAAGAAGGAAAAGCTTCAATTAAAGCAGGACCTTTCGGCTCATCTTTAAAAAAAGAATTTTATGTAAAAAAGGGCTTTAAAATATATGGACAAGAACAAGTGATAAAAAATGATCCTACTTTTGGAGATTATTATATTAATGAAGATAGATTTAACAGTTTAAAAAGTTGCGAGGTTCATGCAGGAGATATACTGATAAGTTTGGTAGGTACATGCGGAAAAACAATGATTATGCCAGAGAATTTTGAACCTGGGATAATCAATCCACGTCTGTTGAAAATAGCATTTGATGCAGAATTTATTATTCCAATATATTTCAAATATTTTTTTGGAAGTGATGATTTACAAAAAATACTGAATTCAGCATCTGGACATTCGACTATGAATGTAGTGAATGCAGGCATGCTCAAAAATGTAGAACTTATAATGGCACCAATTGAACTCCAAAATCAGTTCGCATCATTCGTAGAAGAAGTCGATAAATCAAGGTTACGTGAACTATTAGCAATAAAACAAATTAAGTTACTATTGAACGATTTATGGTTTTTATTTTATTAGTTGTGATTATATGTCAATATATCAATAAAATCTCAATTCATAAGCATAACGTGCTAAAATTATTGTATGAATATTATTAGTGGGGGTATTTCTAATGAATAAAATTAAATTGGAAGATGTTATTGAAAATACAGGAAATGAAGTTAAAAAGGCTGTTTCAAAAGGCAAAGATATTGTTTTTGATTCTAAGGATAAAGTATTTGATGCTTTAGATATTAATAAAGATGGAAGAGTGGATACTGAAGATATAATTATTCTTGGGCTAAGAATACCGGGTGTTCGTATTGATCGAGAAGACTTTTTGAGAAAGCAATTTATGAAAAACTATGCAAATGATGTTATTCAAGACGCAGTAAAGTTCAATCCAGCACATGCAGGTATAACAGTTGAAGAAATTGATAATATAGCAGATCAAGTAATCCAATATGAAAGAAATTGTGTAAGTGGTATTTCCTTAGCATTGGGTGCTCCTGGTGGAGTCGCTATGTTTGCTACATTGCCAACAGATATTGCTCAATATTATGGGTATATGCTAAGAGCTATACAGAAATTGTTATATCTGTATGGTTTTCCTGAAATAAATGTTGAAAATGGTGTGAATATTGATGACGAGACTATGAATCTTATTACTTTATGTTTGGGTGTAATGTATGGAGTAGAGGGCTCAGTTGCAAGCATTAAGATACTTTCTAATGCGTTAGGAAAAGGAGTAGAGAAAAAACTATTACAAAAAGCACTAACAAAAGGCACTTTCTATCCTATTGTAAAGAAAATCTCAAGATGGTTTAGTGTGTGTATGACTAAACAGGTTTTTGCTGGTTTCTTTAGAAAAGCAATTCCTGTAGTTGGTGGTGTTGTTGGTGGAGGAATAACTTATTTATCATTTAAACCTTGCTGTGATAATTTGAAAAAGTCATTACAGGACACGGCGTTATGTAATCCAAGTTCAAGAAAATCATTTGATGAGTTTGATGTAATAGATGCTTAATCAGAGTTATTTAATAGTAGTTGGTTATTCATTATGAGAAATGAATAAGTGATTTTATAGAATGAACGTGAGAAAGGTGGTTGCAATGAGTTTATTTAATTTTTTTCGCTCAATTTAAGAAAATTGTTGCTTTGAGTAATCTTATTCAGCGAATATACCATAACGATATTCGTAATATGCTTCCTTAAGTGAAATAGGCATAGGTGTAGCTCTTACCATTTCATTACTGAAAGCCTCAGTATCCATCATCATTCTTAGAATCTCAGATGCCATTTCCTTTCTCTTGAATGTATACTTAGCCTGCTTCTTAAGAAGCAGGAAATCTAGATAACCTTGTATGTATCTGGTGCCAACGCCTCTTGTTGTCTGTATCATTGAGCTTACTTCTGTCATCATCTCATTGACAGCTCCTAATGATTTACCATCATCAGTAAGATATCTCTTCTCTAAAGGAGATGTCTTTATCTTATTGTTTACTGCTTCAAGATAGTTGGCAAACTGCTGTATGCTTGCCTTTGAATCTGATATGAACTCTTCCACATCCTTAAAGTAGTCTTTATTCGCTTTATATTTATCGAATGACTCACTTCCAAGACCTGATACCTGCATCATCATATGATCATTTTCATCTGTAGCACAGACAATGGCAACCTTGTGATGAGATATTCCTCTATATGCAGCCTGTTTACCTCTTTTCTTTGAGTATCTAGGCATATTTTGAGGACGTGTTCCCTTTAGGTTTATACTTTTATACTGTGTATCTATTTCAACTTCACCAGATAATTTCTGATGACCCATGATTTCAGATGCTGCATGATAAAGTTTATGACGCATATAGAAGCAGGTCGTCTTGCTTGTCTCTAAGACTTGAGCCTCACCCTCTAGAGGCATTTTATATAGTTCCAGTTCAATGAAGTGAAGCCACTGGTCCAAAGTAAAATGAGACCAGTAGAATAAGGTGTTGGTTCTATCACTAAAAGACTTGTGACAGTCAAGACAGATATATCTCTGATGTCTGTTCTTATCTTTTCCATTCTTCTTGAAATGGACTGAACCACATATAGGGCATGCCTTATGAGATGGATCAATGTCTTCATCATCCTGTTCATATAATGATTCGATAAGTTTATTTACATAATCCTTATCCTTAGATCTTAAATAGTTTTTTACCTGGTTTTCAGTTATCATAGCACTCACCTGACCTTTTAAGATCATTTTACAACTGTTCGAGAAATGATGATTTGAGTTAGGTGGCTATAAAGTAGAAAAATAGGCGTTAAGTTAAATTTAATGATCTAGTAGCAACATTTTTCATAAACTTAGCGATTTTTTTAAGAAAAAAGAAGTAAGTAAAGCGAAATCAGATGGTTCTGATTTATTAAATAAAATTCAAGATAATGCGTTTCCTATTGAAAAGGGAATAAGTGGTAAAATGCCTACTTGTGATTCCTTATATCCACATGAAGTTCTTGTTCTAAGCTATGCAAGTTATTATTGTACATTTGGTAACAAGTTTCCAAAATTCTGGTCTTATGAATATGGAATTAAGGATGTTCAATCAATTCTTTCAAAACTTGAAAAGGATGGTTTTATAGAAATAGATTTTTCAGCAAACAGACTTACAAAGAAAAAGATATCTGAGTTAAAACCCGTTCTTCAGTCTCATGGATTAAAAGCGTCAGGAAAAAAGTCAGAAATGATTGAACGTATTCTAGAAAATATTTCAGAAGAAGAACTAGATATCTTATTTCCTGAAAAACCATATAAATATACATCAAAAGGGGAAGCGTTGTTGAAAAAATATGAATGGATTCCTTATATACATAATCATAAAATTAAAGGTCTGGATATATGGACTCTTACAGAAAAAGTACAAACACCTCCCTATAGAAACTATCGTGATAAAATCTGGCAATATTTCAATGAAGAATGTATCAAGTATATTGAGAGTAGAGATTTTGGACTTTATAGAAATGTTAAATTAGAAATGGGAAATTTTCTTGTTGAAGAACATAATGAAAAAGGCGCCTTTAAATTGTTTTGTGAGGTAATTGCATATGATTTAAGTGGATTATGCAATGGTTTTAGTATGGATTATTTATCTATATATAGTGAAACCTTTTTTCCTTACGAAAAATCAATTGTAACAATGGCACCGGCAATCACAAAAAGAATAAAAAATATGAGTGATGACTTTGGATGGAGTGAAAAAGAATTGATTTCAAATTTGTTAAAAGAAATCTCAGCTATCAAACTTCCATTTACTATTTTTATTCCAAAAGAGAAGGTTGAAATAGTCATTGCTGAAATAAATGATGACAAATCA
This window contains:
- a CDS encoding restriction endonuclease subunit S — translated: MEYKKLGDIATYINGYAFKPEQRGSEGLPIIRIQDLTGNAYDLGYYNGDYPKKIELNDGDVLISWSASLGVYLWNRGKALLNQHIFKVVFDKVEIDKLYFMYAVEYSLDKMSLKTHGATMKHITKKDFDNVVIPYPDLDYQKEISYRLTSLKGIIEKYQEQLDLLDELIKARFVEMFGDPNIEFKYSSVKFNDLVARMTKGPFGSDMKKDLFVPKGEDTYKVYIQINAIQKNQSLGEYYISKEYFDRKVSRFELFPNDYIITCDGTLGKYLKLDENMEKGVISPSLLRLTLQNDKINDKYFENIWDFYMLGLMKKEARNACLVHLPSAKKIGEISIPVPPLELQNQFASFVQEIDKSRSRIQKSLEASQELFDSLMQEYFG
- the xerA gene encoding site-specific tyrosine recombinase/integron integrase, producing MKETIIKEIEQKLLRYLDNAQMEMLHRTLKSCLDNVTFIMQEDSIQDIFEYSNMELIDKFIASKEIEGCSKRTTQYYKSTLVMLENRTDIHFTHMTTDHLRTYLTDYQKINNCSKVSIDNIRRNLSSFFSWLEEENYILKSPMKRIHKIKTDKVIKETLSDESLECLRDSCDNLRDLAIIDLLASTGMRVGELVNINIEDIDFENRECVVFGKGNKERPVYFDARTKIHLKNYLKSRTDDNPALFVSLDKPFNRLQISGVEIRLRNLGRRLGIHRVHPHKFRRTVATRAIDKGMPIEQVQSLLGHSQIDTTMHYAMVNQNNVKESHRKFVA
- a CDS encoding restriction endonuclease subunit S; translated protein: MEYVKLEEICTIVSGGTPSRSKPNYWNNGNIPWIKIKDMKSKYIDSAEEFITEEGLNNSSTKMLKRDTILYSIFATLGEVGILKIDACTNQAIAGLSLKEDSNILKEYLYYYLKSKKKDVNNLGRGVAQNNINLSLLRKFKIPVIPLRQQKKIIEVLDNVSSTINNYERELALLDELVKARFVEMFGRPTDKITRYPKVKIGNLIKEGKASIKAGPFGSSLKKEFYVKKGFKIYGQEQVIKNDPTFGDYYINEDRFNSLKSCEVHAGDILISLVGTCGKTMIMPENFEPGIINPRLLKIAFDAEFIIPIYFKYFFGSDDLQKILNSASGHSTMNVVNAGMLKNVELIMAPIELQNQFASFVEEVDKSRLRELLAIKQIKLLLNDLWFLFY
- a CDS encoding EcsC family protein encodes the protein MNKIKLEDVIENTGNEVKKAVSKGKDIVFDSKDKVFDALDINKDGRVDTEDIIILGLRIPGVRIDREDFLRKQFMKNYANDVIQDAVKFNPAHAGITVEEIDNIADQVIQYERNCVSGISLALGAPGGVAMFATLPTDIAQYYGYMLRAIQKLLYLYGFPEINVENGVNIDDETMNLITLCLGVMYGVEGSVASIKILSNALGKGVEKKLLQKALTKGTFYPIVKKISRWFSVCMTKQVFAGFFRKAIPVVGGVVGGGITYLSFKPCCDNLKKSLQDTALCNPSSRKSFDEFDVIDA
- a CDS encoding IS1/IS1595 family N-terminal zinc-binding domain-containing protein, which produces MITENQVKNYLRSKDKDYVNKLIESLYEQDDEDIDPSHKACPICGSVHFKKNGKDKNRHQRYICLDCHKSFSDRTNTLFYWSHFTLDQWLHFIELELYKMPLEGEAQVLETSKTTCFYMRHKLYHAASEIMGHQKLSGEVEIDTQYKSINLKGTRPQNMPRYSKKRGKQAAYRGISHHKVAIVCATDENDHMMMQVSGLGSESFDKYKANKDYFKDVEEFISDSKASIQQFANYLEAVNNKIKTSPLEKRYLTDDGKSLGAVNEMMTEVSSMIQTTRGVGTRYIQGYLDFLLLKKQAKYTFKRKEMASEILRMMMDTEAFSNEMVRATPMPISLKEAYYEYRYGIFAE
- a CDS encoding SAP domain-containing protein; this encodes MPTCDSLYPHEVLVLSYASYYCTFGNKFPKFWSYEYGIKDVQSILSKLEKDGFIEIDFSANRLTKKKISELKPVLQSHGLKASGKKSEMIERILENISEEELDILFPEKPYKYTSKGEALLKKYEWIPYIHNHKIKGLDIWTLTEKVQTPPYRNYRDKIWQYFNEECIKYIESRDFGLYRNVKLEMGNFLVEEHNEKGAFKLFCEVIAYDLSGLCNGFSMDYLSIYSETFFPYEKSIVTMAPAITKRIKNMSDDFGWSEKELISNLLKEISAIKLPFTIFIPKEKVEIVIAEINDDKSTLESIYNTGAKRFKRQYRI